From the Erythrolamprus reginae isolate rEryReg1 chromosome Z, rEryReg1.hap1, whole genome shotgun sequence genome, one window contains:
- the LOC139153663 gene encoding vomeronasal type-2 receptor 26-like has translation MVPKEHHQYNGIIQLLCHFRWTWIGIFSVDNSNGENFLQKMQPLLLDNGICSEFIKRLAEKLHLERFNEFYQIISNIFINMKNSKANVFLVYGEAWTIIWLRFLTFVSDPESKETALLRKVWIMTAQIDFLLSGVQIRSDLKMFNGAFSFSVHSTAVVGFRQFLQTINLLSVYRDGFRQNVWEQSFDCSFPKPDLEKMQVKRCTGEMKLEDLPASIFEMEMTGQSYSIYNAVYAVAHALQAVHMLGFNRKRTMRGKKSDLPNLQAWQLHSFLQGISFNNSAGERVFLNEKGEATGGYDLINIITFPNRSFQRVRVGNLDLKAPKGKELFIDEDVIFWNPTFNQVLPFSRCNEPCFPGSWKKDIEGAQFCCYDCFPCPGGKISDKNDMKDCFECSEDQYPNEEKKECILKILVFLTFEETLGIGLTSVALFFFFLTSWVLGTFIKYRDTPIVKANNLSLTYVLLASLLLCFLSPLFFLSQPGKGTCLLRQTMFGITFSVAISTVLAKTITVVVAFMATKPGFQMRKWVGKKLGFSIVLSCSIFQVCICIIWLSSSPPFPELDMHSELQEMISQCNEGSVFFFYCVLGYLGILAIASYIVAFLARKLPNSFNESKFITFSMLAFCSVWMSFFPAYLSTKGKAMIAVEIFSILSSSAALLGCIFLPKCYIIVFRPDLNHREKLTKIN, from the exons ATGGTCCCCAAAGAACACCATCAATACAATGGGATTATCCAACTGCTTTGCCATTTCAGGTGGACATGGATTGGGATATTTTCTGTTGATAACAGCAATGGAGAAAATTTCTTACAGAAAATGCAGCCCTTATTATTAGATAATGGAATCTGCTCAGAGTTTATAAAAAGGCTTGCTGAAAAACTCCACTTGGAAAGATTCAACGAATTTTATCAAATTATCTCCAATATTTTCATTAATATGAAGAATAGCAAAGCCAATGTGTTTCTTGTCTATGGAGAAGCCTGGACAATTATATGGCTAAGATTTCTCACATTTGTGTCAGATCCTGAAAGCAAGGAAACTGCATTACTTAGAAAGGTGTGGATTATGACTGCACAAATTGATTTTCTACTGTCTGGTGTTCAAATCCGTTCGGATCTCAAGATGTTCAATGGAGCTTTTTCTTTCAGTGTTCATTCAACAGCAGTTGTAGGTTTCAGACAATTTCTTCAGACCATAAATCTACTTTCAGTCTACAGAGATGGGTTTCGGCAGAATGTTTGGGAACAATCATTTGATTGTTCATTTCCAAAACCAGACTTAGAAAAAATGCAGGTTAAGCGGTGTACTGGGGAAATGAAATTGGAGGATCTTCCTGCATCTATATTTGAAATGGAAATGACTGGCCAAAGCTACAGCATCTACAATGCTGTTTATGCTGTGGCTCATGCTTTGCAGGCTGTACACATGTTGGGTTTCAATAGGAAGAGAACTATGAGGGGCAAAAAATCTGATCTTCCAAATCTGCAGGCTTGGCAG CTCCATTCATTTCTTCAAGGCATTTCTTTCAACAATTCAGCTGGGGAGAGAGTGTTCCTGAATGAGAAAGGGGAAGCAACAGGTGGATATGACCTCATCAACATAATCACTTTTCCAAACAGATCTTTTCAGAGAGTTAGAGTTGGAAACCTGGATCTAAAGGCTCCAAAAGGGAAGGAATTATTTATTGATGAAGATGTGATTTTCTGGAACCCAACTTTTAACCAG GTTCTTCCCTTTTCTAGATGTAATGAACCTTGTTTCCCTGGATCCTGGAAGAAAGATATTGAGGGGGCTCAGTTCTGCTGCTATGATTGTTTTCCATGCCCAGGAGGGAAGATTTCAGATAAAAATG ATATGAAAGATTGCTTTGAGTGTTCAGAAGATCAGTATCcaaatgaagaaaagaaagaatgtatACTTAAAATACTGGTTTTTCTAACTTTTGAAGAAACTTTAGGTATTGGTTTAACGTCAGtagctctttttttcttcttcttgacgTCTTGGGTACTTGGAACATTTATTAAGTACAGGGatacccccattgtcaaagccaataaCCTGTCTTTAACCTACGTTCTCCTGGCCTCTCTTCTGCTCTGTTTTCTCTCCCCTTTGTTCTTCCTCAGTCAGCCTGGCAAAGGGACGTGCCTTCTTCGACAAACAATGTTTGGCATCACCTTCTCAGTAGCCATTTCTACTGTACTAGCCAAAACCATCACGGTGGTTGTGGCTTTCATGGCCACTAAACCAGGATTTCAGATGAGAAAATGGGTGGGGAAAAAATTGGGCTTTTCTATTGTCCTTTCATGCTCCATcttccaagtatgtatttgtattatttggtTGTCATCATCTCCCCCTTTCCCTGAATTGGACATGCACTCAGAGCTCCAAGAAATGATTTCACAGTGCAATGAGGGGTCAGTTTTCTTCTTCTACTGTGTCTTGGGCTACCTGGGTATCTTGGCCATTGCCAGCTATATTGTGGCTTTCCTTGCCCGTAAATTACCCAACAGCTTTAACGAATCCAAGTTCATTACCTTCAGCATGTTGGCCTTTTGCAGTGTGTGGATGTCCTTCTTTCCAGCCTATCTGAGCACAAAAGGCAAAGCCATGATAGCCGTGGAAATCTTTTCCATCTTGTCCTCCAGTGCTGCATTATTGGGATGCATATTCTTACCAAAATGCTACATCATTGTTTTCAGGCCTGACCTCAACCACAGGGAGAAACTCACAAAGATAAATTAA
- the LOC139153458 gene encoding vomeronasal type-2 receptor 26-like produces MVSHIIDSFFEIEFKEHPSLKPYNLPIIITKFYQHALALAFAVKEINEDSQILPNITLGFHIYDSYNNPRMTYRSTLDLLFKSQEFVPNYKCDGQKNLIAVIGGLAPDTSSFLAENINVYKIPQLTYGSFAQEDFPITKLFSLYCMVPKEEDQYSGLVQLLVHFGWMWIGVFAFENKEECFLQKVEPLLSQNGVCLAFTQNIPQHLHLEDLPELLDSISIIYNKVMNQKSNVFLVHGDSIVIVWLRTVMFLRDPENKESALFRKVWILMSPIDFILMGMQGTWNLQMFHGALSFTVHSRDIQGFKEFLQVIKPSTHKDGFLQEVWQQMFDCSFSNTELYISMIPEICTGEEKLENLPGPLFEFHMTGQSYSIYNAVYAVAHSLHQAVRSKSQPREFERIEFPNPLPWQLHPFLQGISFNNSAGERVFLNEKGEATGGFDITNWITFPNRSFQRVTVGKMDPHIPNTKELIIDEEVIVWHPAFNQVVPFSQCNDHCSPGSWKKSLEGKQFCCYGCVPCPEGKISNEKDMDDCFQCPEYHYPNKGKKGCILKLQVFLSFEETLGIGLTSAALGFFFLTSWVLGTFIKYRDTPIVKANNRSLTYTLLVSLLFCFLSSLFFLCQPDQVTCLLRQPTFGITFSVAISSVLAKTITVVVAFMATKPGSKMRKWVGKRLAFSAVLSCSLVQICICILWLSISPPFPELDMYSVHQEIILQCNEGSATFFYIFLGYMGVLAIASFIVAFLARKLPGSFNEAKFITFSMLAFCIVWISFFPAYLSTIGKAMVAVEVFSILASSAALLGCIFLPKCYIIVLRPDLNHREQLIKRN; encoded by the exons ATGGTGTCTCATATAATTGActccttttttgaaattgaatttaagGAACATCCTTCTCTAAAACCTTATAATTTACCAAT TATAATAACCAAATTCTATCAGCATGCCCTCGCCTTGGCCTTTGCTGTGAAGGAGATCAATGAGGACTCCCAGATCTTACCTAACATCACTCTCGGGTTCCACATCTATGACAGTTACAACAACCCAAGGATGACCTATCGCAGCACTCTGGATCTGCTTTTCAAATCCCAGGAATTTGTCCCAAACTACAAATGCGATGGCCAGAAGAATCTCATAGCTGTCATTGGGGGACTAGCTCCTGATACATCATCCTTTCTGGCAGAGAACATAAATGTCTACAAAATTCCTCAG CTGACTTATGGTTCCTTTGCCCAAGAAGACTTTCCGATTACTAAGTTATTTTCACTTTATTGCATGGTCCCAAAAGAGGAGGATCAGTACAGTGGACTTGTACAACTTCTTGTCCATTTTGGATGGATGTGGATTGGAGTCTTTGCTtttgaaaataaggaagaatgtTTTTTACAGAAAGTGGAGCCATTGCTTTCACAGAATGGGGTCTGTTTAGCTTTCACACAAAACATTCCACAACATCTCCACTTGGAAGATTTGCCAGAATTGTTAGATTCAATCTCAATTATTTATAATAAAGTGATGAATCAAAAATCGAATGTTTTTCTTGTCCATGGAGATTCTATCGTAATAGTGTGGCTCAGAACTGTCATGTTTCTACGTGATCCTGAAAATAAAGAGAGTGCGTTATTTAGGAAGGTTTGGATCCTGATGAGTCCAATTGATTTCATTCTGATGGGAATGCAGGGGACTTGGAATCTCCAGATGTTTCACGGGGCTCTTTCCTTTACTGTGCATTCAAGAGACATTCAAGGCTTCAAAGAATTTCTTCAAGTCATCAAACCTTCAACCCACAAAGATGGATTTCTTCAAGAGGTTTGGCAACAAATGTTTGATTGTTCATTTTCAAATACAGAATTATATATATCTATGATCCCTGAAATCTGTACTGGAGAAGAGAAGTTGGAGAATCTGCCTGGTCCTCTTTTTGAATTTCATATGACTGGCCAAAGCTACAGCATCTACAATGCTGTTTATGCAGTGGCACATTCTTTGCATCAGGCAGTGAGATCAAAATCCCAACCAAGAGAGTTTGAAAGGATTGAATTTCCAAATCCGCTCCCTTGGCAG CTCCATCCATTTCTTCAAGGAATTTCTTTTAACAATTCAGCTGGGGAGAGAGTGTTCTTGAATGAGAAAGGAGAAGCAACAGGTGGATTTGACATCACCAACTGGATCACTTTTCCAAATAGATCCTTTCAGAGAGTTACAGTTGGAAAAATGGATCCTCATATTCCCAACACGAAGGAATTAATCATTGATGAGGAGGTGATTGTCTGGCACCCAGCTTTTAACCAG GTTGTTCCATTTTCTCAGTGCAATGACCATTGCTCCCCTGGATCCTGGAAGAAAAGTTTGGAAGGGAAACAATTCTGTTGCTACGGCTGTGTTCCTTGTCCAGAAGGGAAGATTTCAAATGAAAAAG ATATGGATGACTGTTTTCAATGTCCAGAATATCATTATCCcaataaaggaaagaaaggatgcATCTTGAAACTACAGGTCTTTCTAAGTTTTGAAGAAACCTTAGGAATTGGGTTAACCTCAGCAGCTCTTGGTTTCTTCTTCTTGACATCTTGGGTACTCGGAACTTTTATTAAGTACAGAgatactcccattgtcaaagccaacaatcggTCACTCACCTACACCCTGCTTGTCTCTCTTTTGTtctgttttctctcctctttGTTCTTCCTCTGCCAACCTGACCAGGtgacctgccttctccgacaaccAACTTTTGGCATCACCTTCTCAGTGGCCATTTCTAGTGTACTGGCCAAAACCATTACTGTGGTTGTGGCTTTCATGGCCACCAAACCAGGATCAAAGATGAGGAAATGGGTGGGTAAAAGATTGGCCTTTTCTGCTGTTCTTTCCTGTTCTCTTGTCCAAATATGTATTTGTATTCTTTGGTTATCAATATCTCCCCCATTCCCTGAGTTAGACATGTACTCAGTGCACCAAGAAATAATTCTACAGTGCAATGAGGGGTCAGCCACCTTCTTTTACATTTTCTTGGGTTACATGGGTGTTTTGGCCATTGCCAGCTTTATTGTAGCTTTCCTTGCCCGTAAATTACCTGGTagctttaatgaagccaagttcatcaccttcagcatgttaGCTTTCTGCATTGTATGGATCTCCTTCTTTCCAGCCTATCTGAGCACAATAGGCAAAGCCATGGTAGCTGTggaggtcttctccatcttggcctccagtgctgcATTATTGGGATGCATATTCTTGCCAAAGTGCTATATCATTGTTTTGCGGCCTGATCTCAACCATAGGGAGCAACTTATAAAGAGGAATTAG